A single Lolium perenne isolate Kyuss_39 chromosome 6, Kyuss_2.0, whole genome shotgun sequence DNA region contains:
- the LOC127308311 gene encoding histone H4, producing the protein MSGRGKGGKGLGKGGAKRHRKVLRDNIQGITKPAIRRLARRGGVKRISGLIYEETRGVLKIFLENVIRDAVTYTEHARRKTVTAMDVVYALKRQGRTLYGFGG; encoded by the coding sequence ATGTCGGgccgcggcaagggaggcaaggggctCGGCAAGGGCGGCGCCAAGCGCCACCGGAAGGTGCTGCGGGACAACATCCAGGGCATCACCAAGCCGGCCATCCGCCGCCTGGCGCGCCGCGGCGGCGTCAAGCGCATCTCGGGGCTCATCTATGAGGAGACCCGCGGCGTGCTCAAGATCttcctcgagaacgtcatccgcgacGCCGTCACCTACACCGAGCATGCAAGGCGCAAGACCGTCACCGCCATGGACGTCGTCTACGCGCTCAAGCGGCAGGGACGCACCCTCTACGGATTCGGCGGTTAG